A stretch of DNA from Sugiyamaella lignohabitans strain CBS 10342 chromosome B, complete sequence:
gtggttgtgattgtggttgttgttgcagtTGTGATTCGAGCGACTGTGgctggtgttgctggtaGTTAGTGGGCACCGAAAAGTAGTTGTGTTGGGCAGACGACGACAGCATCGGCGATATTGGCGTGTCTTTTGGATAGCCGCTGTCTGAGGCGCACGAGGAGAACCCCTCTGTACCGCTGTAATCGGTGTATCCAGGACCAGGACTGCCTGGTTTCGGATACTGTTGGTAGTCTGGCATTCCATTGGACACTGCTGATTGTGGTACAGGCATATCTAATGGAAGTTGTTGttcttcctcttccaaGGGTCCATCCAGCTGATCGCGCTGAGAAAGATATCCCAGTCGTTTGAACGAGCTGCTAAGACCACTTTCACACGCCTCATTCGCAGTTTGTTTAATGATATCAACCCACTCTTGAGCATCAGCACCGTTATCGGCCTGTAAATGGAGATTATGATTAGATGTGAATACCGCAAAATGATTAGGTTTTTTGTGTTCAGGAAGCATTGCAGCACTCATGATATCGGCTGTGGATATAATGGACTCTGCTTTATACTCCCTTTCATCTTTATAGTATGACAATTGGTGATCTCGTAACACAAACCAGCGTCTAGCCCAGTTCTTTCGTTTACCTCGTTTATGAAGCCAACCGTTTTTAATGACCCGATTATCAGCACATTCAGAAGCCACAGAGGTCGGAATAGGTTTACCACCACTGTGAATTGCTGCCATAGCAGTAGCTACAGTCAAtggatgacgatgatgcgGGTGGTCCTGGTAATGACCCTGTCCTTGTCCGTTATCAGTAGTTACACTtgatccagcagcaggaccAGTAACCGGACCAGCAACCGGACCAAGACCAGGaacagaaccagaatcagcaccagaaccCGAAATTGTGCCTGGAATGGCTATGGGATTCGACACTTCTCTTCCTGTAACGCTATGActagcagcaccactacTGGAACCAGTTCCACTGTTTTCTCCAGTGTTCTCTCCAGTAATGCCGTTGCCATTAGCATTAGCATTTccatcaacatcagttTCGTTTTCACCTTCCAATTCAACATCATCCAATCCAGACTCCGAGTCGTAATGACCACCCTGTCCCTCATCTCCACCGTCATACACTTTATCATTTTCAGCACGGATATTAACAGACAAGCGATGACCATGACCATGACCATGGGAAATAGCATTAGCATTAGCAGTCGATACCGACCCTGCTGAACCAGGACCAATTCCAGTTCCGTATCCAAATCTCGTGACCGAATCAATTGAACCATTAGCACCATTTACATTTGGAGGAGTGGCCACTCTTTCCAAACCCACTGGCCATTTGTTATGATTTCTCAGTTGACGAGTGCTCATAGTAGCACCTCTTGGCACAAAAGCAGGTGTCGGAGCACCTGTAGAATCGAGCGAACCGTCTCCAGTAATAAAAGCTGACCCTATTCTTCGAGAATAGCTGCTGGCACTTTCTGCCGAAGACAGCGAGTACGAAGGAGAAAGGCCATGAATCGACAGTCTCTTATAACCgccaacagcaccagctttTCCAGCCGACGAAATAGGAATGGATTTCGATCTTGGCGGACCGCCAATTCCAGCCAAACCATCTCCTTCATTCCGTGGAGACGTCGAACTTGTTCGACTGGGTCCGACAGTCGGCGGTGCAGTTGCCGACACAGGAACTCCTGTACTGGGCGAACCCATGTTGTCAATGATGTTGTACTTTTAGTTTAGTTTAGTTTAGTCGTTGTTGTATTGCTGCCGATTCGAACTGTTGATGATAAAATCGCAATTACAAAAAGACCCAGTCAAAGTTCGAACACTGACAAGAAAATAACCTGACTTCAACACTAGCAACCCACTCATGTACAACAAATAACACCTGGTAATTACCAATCACCAAACCGCAAACCAGTGTCCCTTTTTAATTCAATCTACCGTAATCCGATATAACCAACGTCAAAAGTTCCCAAGAAACGCACCTCAACTTCAAATACTGCCGTTCGCAAAATAACCGCTCGTCCTTCCAACCGGCTCTAATTTAATTACGTCCGCCAAACGTTGTTTTGCATCCCCAACCACAGAAGTCACGTGACCATGAACTTCATGGGCCAGAGCTCTGGGGGCATGGGTGatggcctccggcggctggggctccgccccagaccccgctgctcctctcgccacgctcgagtcgttgcgtaGGGGGTGCCAggaaactcctgcgaagcaggagccccagccgccggaggcagcgtggcaCATGAAGGGTGTGATAAAATacagaatattatttacatAGTACAAAAAAGAGGTCGTTAGCGGGCTACTTTTTGCGCATGCGCTTTTCGCGGTCGGTTTGGGACTGGTTGGCCGAGTCGTCTTCGGCTCGGCGTTTGGTTCGGCGATAGTTGGGGTCTTCGCGTTCGCGCCCGTCTCGGCCGCGTCGTTGGTAGCTGCGACCGCCATTGCTCGGTCCGGGAGCGGAAGAGGGACCGGTTGATGGaggtgcagcagcaggtggGTcggatggtggtggtagaggAGGTAGTGAAGTGGCGGTGCTGTGGTCATCACTGACATCACGACCTCTTCCTCGGTAGCCAGAACGTCGTCTGTCGTTTGTTTGGTCATTTGGCGCTTCAGAAGGTGGATGTAGTGGTAGAGGTTGTTGTTCGGATGTTGAACCGGTTAGGTTTCGATGACGGTCTCGAGAATCGCGGGCGTCACGGGAGTCACGGGAGTCACGAGTATCACGGGAATCTCGGTCACGACCGTTTCGTAAAGTGTCACGACCGTGGTCACGACGGTCTACATCACGACCCCGTCCATGGTCACGTCCGTAGGGTTCACGCTGGTTCCGCTGGTCGCGGTCGCGGTCGCGGTCACGATCACGATCACGATCACGGTCTCGTTGATCTGGTCCCTGGTCTTTATCCCATGCACGTTCTCTGAGATCACGATCCCGTTCTCTTTCTCGTTCACGTTGTTCACGCTCGCGTTCGCGGGATTCCCTGTTATTTCTCCTTTCATCACCAACTGACAaagatgatgctggtggtggcggACCCTCATCTTTATCCTTTTGTCCTCTGGATGCTATCTTTTTTGGACCCAAAGGAATTGAATTTACTGATCCAGATGAATCGTTGTTGCGTGATCTGTCGTTGCTGTCAGGTCTAGAGGCTGCTTGAGATGGTCCTCTTGTTGTGTCTAACAGATCAGACTGTCTACCACCGCTGTTACGTTGGTCTCGTGACGATTCAGGTCGGTCGTTGCTGCTATCGAGAAGACTCTTTTGTAATCTTTGCATCCGTTGGTCCTTACGTTGGTTCTTGGATTCTCCTTGTTCAGACTCTTTAAAGTCTCGACCATTTCTTTGAAACCTTTGGTCTCTGGGTCCAGTTGGTTCTTTGTTGTCAACCAGATCGCGATCTCGTCCACTGTCTCGTCCATCTCTTCCACCGTCTCTTGGACCATCTCTTGGACCGTCTCTTGGACCGTCTCTTGGTCCATCTCTCCCGCCGTCTCTTCCACCATCTCTTGGTCCGCCTCTTGGTCCGTCTCTTGGTCCATCTCTTCCATCTCTCCTAGCAGGCTCCTTTCCATCACGCAAATTTCTACCACGATTTTGGTTCTGCGAAGCAGTTCTAGAAAGAGCTGGCCCGTCAGACTCACCAACGTCTTCTTTTCGGTTTTCTCGACGGTCCCATTGGTCACCTCGTGAGGGCCATTCTCTTCCTCCTGCACGGTCATCTCGTCTGTCACGACCACCAGCTCCTCGGGTATTACGGTCACGATCCCGATCTCTGTAGTCCATACGACCACCAGAGGGCGATAAAGTTCGTCTGGGTGACCTATTTCGAGGTGTGTCCGAGGGTGTATTAACAGCTGAGGCACGTTTCGAGTCTCTACCTCTGGTTTCATCTCGTCCTTCCTTAGAATTTTCATTAGTAGCCCCCTTAGACTGCAGAGCCTGTGGTCCCAATGGAGTTCCACCGCGTGAATCTCGAGTTCTTGATTCTAATGATGCAGGACCAGTGGGTTGGGAAGACGCCGAAGCTGCTAGCGATGACGCTGGAGCCGTGGGAGTCTGTTGCTGATTCTGtcgttgttgctgttgagaatTTGCAAGTACCTTCTTGCGAAGTCGTTCTTCTTTAGCCAAATCCAACTGTCTCTTCATATCGTCCGTTACTAATTGGAATTTATCCATTGGAATCCAttcttttgattttgaattcAAGTGGCCAGCAAGTGCTGTGGCTGCCAGTTTCAAGTCTTCACGATCTTCTTCCTTGCCAATAGTTTCAAGTAAGTCACAGATTTCCCATGCTAGGTGCTCAATAATAGGGAACACTCCCATCACATTTTTAAGCATGGTAATAGCATTATGACGATGCATATAGTCCTTACTCTCTAAACAACCCAtaacagtagcagcagtcgAACGATGCCATTTACCGAGAATACGCTTGAAATCTTCATAGGCCAAATATGTCAGGTTATCTCCTTCATATTTCAGCCTCATTGTTGGAAGATATTTAACAATCTCTTCGTCATTTTCGCCCTTTCCAATACTCTCACCCAGTCCTTGAGCGGTATACACTTCTTCGCTTGCATGCCATTTACTCAACACTGTGAATACTTGAGACAAGAAAATACCCAAGTTTTCTGCTTCATATGGAGTACACGTCAATAAAGTAGCATAGAGCATGTCGTCTGAAAATAGAGCATCGAAAAATTGCAATGTAGAGAATCCCTCAGTACCAAGTCCGTGTAATAACTCAATAAAACGTGAACAAAACATAGCATCTACAGGCGAATGAATCGCTCGCGGAAGTAAACAATGAGCTAAAAGTTGCTTGCTCTGGTTTCTTCGTCTTATCTTACCAGGTACCGATTCTGATGAATCAGGAGCAGCTTCTGAATCAGAAGCATCCTGGCTGAACCACAAGTCTTTTTCTGCCTGCAATCTAGCGATCGATTTGCTATAATGTAAAGCATGACGTTTAGACTCTGCAATCAGCTTTGTACCTTGTGCCATGAGCTGTTCACGCTCTGCTCTCTTCTGTCTGATCTGACTCGAGTCAGAGTTACGACTCTTCTCCAGGGTGgtaattgaagaagaaactgtGGCCACAGCTGCTGTCAACCGTTTCTGCTCGACTTCATACTTGTCTTCTGGATATTGCACATCATACAACGACAACTGCCAAAATGTTACATAGAATCCGGGCTTTAAGAAATCCCATTCTGATTTTGGCAGAACATCAggaattgaagaaataaTTTCCCTCAATAAAGGATGCCACTGTCTAACGTTAGTAACTGGTCGCCTTTCCATTCTTCTGGAGCTGTAAAATAACTTACCTGACCTTCGTCTTCCATATGGTCATCCATATTATAATTCCGGATGTCGTCGACAAGGGTATCTCGCCACAGACTAAAAGCCCAAATAGGTGAAAGACCGTAGTCATTACAAAGTTCTGGAATGGTAGGAATGCtttctttgaatttgtCACTGTCCATAAAGTCGTTTAGTAGTTCAATGTATTGGGATAGAATGTGGCTCAATTCGTCGTAACGGAAAGCCAAGAATTTCTGGTGAGCCAATGATTCGTCCACATTATAAATGAATTTACCTTGAGCCTGAGCAAGAAGAATAAACACCTCGGCAGTAATGCCCAAATCGACTAGAGCATCCACAAGTCGTCTGGCAGATCGAGACGACTGGTCTCTACGGTCCTCAATCGTACTGAGAACCGACATACGTAAACATGGACCACCTCCTAATCCTTCAAGCTGGCTGAGGTTCATATTAGAAAGTTGGGCAATTCCACCCATTTGTGAAAGAAGTTCTCTGATCATAATATAGTCTGCACCAGTTTGCGAATGAAGCTGTTTGAGAAGGAATAAAAGAATAGGCTTTGGATCCATCAACGAGTATCTTCGACATAATTTAGCAGTAAATGCAGCCAGCGCTGTTGTTCGTTAGTATTATCCAAGTTCCAGGTGGACGTAATAGAAGCACTTACATTGAATCCACTTTCGATCATATAATCCATCAACTTGCTGCGTGCCTCGTCCAGAGGTCAATTGCATCATAATTACAAACGGCAAAGCATCCCAACCGATATCGGTAAAATATCTTGCCGCTTCAATAACAAGTTCACCCAGATTATCATAACTCTCGACCTGACTTATAAACACAGTAAAACTAGGAATAGGGTTGGAATAAGAGATTTTAGCCAGTTTGCGCATCATCTCTTTAACGTTGGTTTTGGATAACCGTTTGAGCACATTTTTAGTGTCTTTTTCAGCTTTGGAAGTTGCTAGTTTCAGGAATGGAGAGCTTTTACTGATAACAGCATGCCATTCTCCATACAAAGCATATCTTTCTTCAAACGAGAAGTTGCGAAGTAAGCTGTAGATTTCATAAATGGCTCCTGGATTTGCCTCTATAAGTGAAAGACATGGCAGGAGATAAAGTCGAAAGTATTCCAGCCAAAACTCTCTTGATTGTTTCTGTGATTCTACAGACTCCGCACTTGCTGATCCATTTGCCGTTGAAGGTCTGCAAAAATGCGATCCTATTCTACATAATTTGACGACAAGTGAGATTGACTTACCCACAAGTGGACCCGAAAAGTTCAAATATCTTTTGGAAATAGTGAGcagttcttcttgattATGAACCAGATCTAATTCACTGTCCCAGTCGCGGTAGAAAAACCTGCTAGTGGTTCCATCTGTATCAATTGGAGGATGCAAAACGTAAATGGTTTTCGATATTAGCTGTGGAGCTAAAGTTGTGTCTTTAATTGATGAAACTGGTAACAGCTTTGGTGTcattgatgctattgatgTAGGAGGGAAGCTGCGAATAGATTCGTACAAGGGATAAATCGACCGTTCAACAAGCCGATTGATTAATACTGGAATTTCTGGATAGGGCCCTATAATAAACGGAAACTTCGATAAAAGATATAAAGGAGGATATACCGAGCCTACTGATAGCAGACACTGTAGTAATAGCGCCTTTGGACAATGAGTGATTGGTAGTGCCGAGTCATCAGACAGGCTATCGAGTTTAATGTTGCTTTTATCAGATGGAGAATCAAGAAAAGTGTCATCAGCATTCTTACCTTCACCTCTAGATCCATTAGTCTCGTCCTTGCTTCCATTCGTCGTTTTCCCATCAGCACCGTCGGGTTGTGTCCCGCCAGCTGCATTCTTGGATGGCatatcatcctcatcagtAAGTGGAGCAGCCATGGCAAGAGCAGAAGCACCGGCAGAAAATGCCTTTTTATCCATCTCctttttccatttttctTCATACTCTTGAAACTTATCGTCATCGGGGGTCAAAAAGTTGTAAATATCTCCAAAACTAATAAAACCTTCTTTAATCAGAACAGCgatcagcatcatcagctgTTCAGGCGTCGCTACACTAACATTGGTGTTTGTacttttataaatatctagTTTGAACCCTAGTAGTTGAGCAGCGATTTTGTTTCCTCCATTGCCAATGTCGGTTATACTCTTATGACCAGTGGCAGGCTCTGTAGGCCACCAAGGAGAATTTTTTAACAAGCTCATGAAAAAGTGACATCTATCCACGAGGTTTGTGGATGCCACGTccaaaataatatccaaTGCACGGATAGGATCCAGATCAAAATATCCAATGATAGATTCTACAGTTCGAGCAGCAGTGGCGACTTTCTTATTAAAAGCATCAGAATCTTCCTGTAGCTGACCCGATGAGCGAGCAGCACTATAAACTTCGACAAGAAGCTTGGCATAACCCTCCGATTCCTCTCTCATGAGATTGAACCGTTTTTGTTTATACAGACGATTTGTATTTTGACGGAtcagtttcttttcaaaaatagGAGGCGCAATTCCAAGTTCATCCAACACATTAGGCTCCAGCACTAGAAGCATGAGAGATTTGTCGATATCCAGTGAGAGTACTAATTTCTTGAGT
This window harbors:
- the THO2 gene encoding Tho2p (Subunit of the THO complex; THO is required for efficient transcription elongation and involved in transcriptional elongation-associated recombination; required for LacZ RNA expression from certain plasmids; GO_component: GO:0000445 - THO complex part of transcription export complex [Evidence IPI] [PMID 11979277]; GO_component: GO:0000446 - nucleoplasmic THO complex [Evidence IMP,IPI] [PMID 11060033]; GO_component: GO:0005634 - nucleus [Evidence IEA,IEA]; GO_component: GO:0005634 - nucleus [Evidence IDA] [PMID 11139493]; GO_component: GO:0005634 - nucleus [Evidence IDA] [PMID 22842922]; GO_function: GO:0003677 - DNA binding [Evidence IPI] [PMID 15343339]; GO_function: GO:0003729 - mRNA binding [Evidence IDA] [PMID 23222640]; GO_function: GO:0003676 - nucleic acid binding [Evidence IDA] [PMID 12093753]; GO_process: GO:0006310 - DNA recombination [Evidence IMP] [PMID 11060033]; GO_process: GO:0031124 - mRNA 3'-end processing [Evidence IMP] [PMID 18614048]; GO_process: GO:0006406 - mRNA export from nucleus [Evidence IMP] [PMID 11979277]; GO_process: GO:0006355 - regulation of transcription, DNA-templated [Evidence IEA]; GO_process: GO:0006368 - transcription elongation from RNA polymerase II promoter [Evidence IMP] [PMID 12093753]; GO_process: GO:0006368 - transcription elongation from RNA polymerase II promoter [Evidence IMP] [PMID 17960421]; GO_process: GO:0006351 - transcription, DNA-templated [Evidence IEA]; GO_process: GO:0006283 - transcription-coupled nucleotide-excision repair [Evidence IMP] [PMID 17537816]) gives rise to the protein MERRPVTNVRQWHPLLREIISSIPDVLPKSEWDFLKPGFYVTFWQLSLYDVQYPEDKYEVEQKRLTAAVATVSSSITTLEKSRNSDSSQIRQKRAEREQLMAQGTKLIAESKRHALHYSKSIARLQAEKDLWFSQDASDSEAAPDSSESVPGKIRRRNQSKQLLAHCLLPRAIHSPVDAMFCSRFIELLHGLGTEGFSTLQFFDALFSDDMLYATLLTCTPYEAENLGIFLSQVFTVLSKWHASEEVYTAQGLGESIGKGENDEEIVKYLPTMRLKYEGDNLTYLAYEDFKRILGKWHRSTAATVMGCLESKDYMHRHNAITMLKNVMGVFPIIEHLAWEICDLLETIGKEEDREDLKLAATALAGHLNSKSKEWIPMDKFQLVTDDMKRQLDLAKEERLRKKVLANSQQQQRQNQQQTPTAPASSLAASASSQPTGPASLESRTRDSRGGTPLGPQALQSKGATNENSKEGRDETRGRDSKRASAVNTPSDTPRNRSPRRTLSPSGGRMDYRDRDRDRNTRGAGGRDRRDDRAGGREWPSRGDQWDRRENRKEDVGESDGPALSRTASQNQNRGRNLRDGKEPARRDGRDGPRDGPRGGPRDGGRDGGRDGPRDGPRDGPRDGPRDGGRDGRDSGRDRDLVDNKEPTGPRDQRFQRNGRDFKESEQGESKNQRKDQRMQRLQKSLLDSSNDRPESSRDQRNSGGRQSDLLDTTRGPSQAASRPDSNDRSRNNDSSGSVNSIPLGPKKIASRGQKDKDEGPPPPASSLSVGDERRNNRESREREREQRERERERDRDLRERAWDKDQGPDQRDRDRDRDRDRDRDRDQRNQREPYGRDHGRGRDVDRRDHGRDTLRNGRDRDSRDTRDSRDSRDARDSRDRHRNLTGSTSEQQPLPLHPPSEAPNDQTNDRRRSGYRGRGRDVSDDHSTATSLPPLPPPSDPPAAAPPSTGPSSAPGPSNGGRSYQRRGRDGREREDPNYRRTKRRAEDDSANQSQTDREKRMRKK
- the THO2 gene encoding Tho2p (Subunit of the THO complex; THO is required for efficient transcription elongation and involved in transcriptional elongation-associated recombination; required for LacZ RNA expression from certain plasmids; GO_component: GO:0000445 - THO complex part of transcription export complex [Evidence IPI] [PMID 11979277]; GO_component: GO:0000446 - nucleoplasmic THO complex [Evidence IMP,IPI] [PMID 11060033]; GO_component: GO:0005634 - nucleus [Evidence IEA,IEA]; GO_component: GO:0005634 - nucleus [Evidence IDA] [PMID 11139493]; GO_component: GO:0005634 - nucleus [Evidence IDA] [PMID 22842922]; GO_function: GO:0003677 - DNA binding [Evidence IPI] [PMID 15343339]; GO_function: GO:0003729 - mRNA binding [Evidence IDA] [PMID 23222640]; GO_function: GO:0003676 - nucleic acid binding [Evidence IDA] [PMID 12093753]; GO_process: GO:0006310 - DNA recombination [Evidence IMP] [PMID 11060033]; GO_process: GO:0031124 - mRNA 3'-end processing [Evidence IMP] [PMID 18614048]; GO_process: GO:0006406 - mRNA export from nucleus [Evidence IMP] [PMID 11979277]; GO_process: GO:0006355 - regulation of transcription, DNA-templated [Evidence IEA]; GO_process: GO:0006368 - transcription elongation from RNA polymerase II promoter [Evidence IMP] [PMID 12093753]; GO_process: GO:0006368 - transcription elongation from RNA polymerase II promoter [Evidence IMP] [PMID 17960421]; GO_process: GO:0006351 - transcription, DNA-templated [Evidence IEA]; GO_process: GO:0006283 - transcription-coupled nucleotide-excision repair [Evidence IMP] [PMID 17537816]), with the protein product MSAVWNMSNWGHSRQQFRDAVDELISDVIVSIFYECLKAVETGMMEVELIGPVLKDMMDEALEKFPDVVRTFLYTLSFVCSCNGADSAGSASANAASATNGAIQSGVVNSELKKLVLSLDIDKSLMLLVLEPNVLDELGIAPPIFEKKLIRQNTNRLYKQKRFNLMREESEGYAKLLVEVYSAARSSGQLQEDSDAFNKKVATAARTVESIIGYFDLDPIRALDIILDVASTNLVDRCHFFMSLLKNSPWWPTEPATGHKSITDIGNGGNKIAAQLLGFKLDIYKSTNTNVSVATPEQLMMLIAVLIKEGFISFGDIYNFLTPDDDKFQEYEEKWKKEMDKKAFSAGASALAMAAPLTDEDDMPSKNAAGGTQPDGADGKTTNGSKDETNGSRGEGKNADDTFLDSPSDKSNIKLDSLSDDSALPITHCPKALLLQCLLSVGSVYPPLYLLSKFPFIIGPYPEIPVLINRLVERSIYPLYESIRSFPPTSIASMTPKLLPVSSIKDTTLAPQLISKTIYVLHPPIDTDGTTSRFFYRDWDSELDLVHNQEELLTISKRYLNFSGPLVGKSISLVVKLCRIGSHFCRPSTANGSASAESVESQKQSREFWLEYFRLYLLPCLSLIEANPGAIYEIYSLLRNFSFEERYALYGEWHAVISKSSPFLKLATSKAEKDTKNVLKRLSKTNVKEMMRKLAKISYSNPIPSFTVFISQVESYDNLGELVIEAARYFTDIGWDALPFVIMMQLTSGRGTQQVDGLYDRKWIQCKCFYYVHLELG